In Arvicola amphibius chromosome 1, mArvAmp1.2, whole genome shotgun sequence, one DNA window encodes the following:
- the Lyar gene encoding cell growth-regulating nucleolar protein yields MVFFTCNACGESVKKAQVEKHVSACRNCECLSCIDCGKDFWGDDYKSHVKCISEGQKYGGKDYEAKTHKGDAKQQAWIQKINELIKKPNVSPKVRELLQQISAFDNVPRKKAKFQNWMRNSLKVHSDTVLEQVWNIFSEASSSEQDQQPPSNVAKPHAEIPTKVPPEETNGTTEEKAEAKKNKRERKEERQKNRKKEKKELKSENQQENLRGQKSKKRKKGQEAGQEAGGEETTEADGPPEKKKARGGQASEEDVDRNGGPGENADEGQTKTGKGKQKRRKHSEDESKKKKMKLPGQPEEGEAKDHEVPAKGKFNWKGTIKAVLKQAPDNEISVKKLKKKVIAQYHAVMSEHHMSEEELLAIFNKKINKNPTFKVLKDRVKLLK; encoded by the exons ATGGTGTTTTTTACATGCAATGCGTGCGGTGAATCAGTGAAGAAAGCACAGGTGGAAAAGCATGTGTCTGCCTGCCGAAACTGTGAATGTCTCTCCTGTATTGACTGTGGGAAGGACTTCTG GGGCGATGACTATAAAAGCCACGTGAAGTGCATCAGTGAAGGGCAGAAGTACGGAGGCAAAGACTATGAAGCCAAGACTCACAAAGGTGATGCAAAGCAGCAGGCATGGATTCAG aaaattaatgaattaataaagaaacccaATGTCAGCCCTAAAGTTCGAGAACTTCTGCAGCAAATCAGTGCTTTTGACAATGTTCCCAGAAAAAAGGCTAAGTTTCAG AACTGGATGAGGAACAGCCTGAAAGTGCACAGTGACACTGTTCTGGAGCAGGTGTGGAACATCTTTTCCGAAGCATCCAGCAGT gaGCAAGATCAGCAACCACCCAGCAACGTGGCCAAGCCTCATGCAGAGATCCCCACTAAGGTTCCACCCGAGGAAACAAATGGCACCacagaagaaaaagcagaggcaaagaaaaataaaagagaaaggaaggaggaacgacagaagaatagaaagaaagagaagaaagagctgaAGTCAGAAAACCAACAGGAAAACCTGAGGGGCCAGAAGTCAAAAAAGCGCAAAAAGGGCCAGGAGGCAGGACAGGAGGCTGGTGGGGAGGAGACCACAGAGGCTGACGGCCCGCCAGAAAAGAAGAAGGCCCGGGGTGGGCAGGCCTCAGAAGAGGATGTAGACAGAAACGGGGGCCCTGGTGAAAATGCTGATGAGGGGCAGACCAAGacagggaaaggaaaacagaagcggCGAAAACACTCAGAAG ATGagtccaagaaaaaaaagatgaagttgCCAGGACAGCCTGAGGAGGGAGAGGCCAAGGACCATGAGGTTCCAGCAAAAG GCAAATTCAACTGGAAGGGGACCATTAAAGCCGTTCTGAAACAGGCTCCGGACAACGAGATATCAgtcaagaagttaaagaaaaag GTCATTGCTCAGTACCATGCAGTGATGAGCGAACATCACATGTCAGAGGAGGAGCTCCTGGCCATCTTCAACAAGAAAATTAACAAGAACCCCACCTTTAAGGTTCTGAAAGACAGAGTCAAGCTTCTGAAGTGA